The Primulina eburnea isolate SZY01 chromosome 13, ASM2296580v1, whole genome shotgun sequence genome includes a region encoding these proteins:
- the LOC140810299 gene encoding uncharacterized protein has protein sequence MNYNILNSTPASPYNSSSSSHDFSIEYENTIDESEEKIVRSLVAERQLLYTAYIDQHNSEATSRGSIPGHIVVPRDREAADQNLFNDYFAENPRYNEAMFRRRFRMSRDLYFRISDDLKNHDHYFTQRRDGIGRLGLSTNQKITTSLRMLAYGTPADAADEYIKIGESTALECMQRFCRDILEVYAERYLRSPTANDICRIFSIGEQRGFPRMLGSLDCMHWTWKNCPTAWAGHYAGRSRSATIILEAVAHYDLWIWHDILHHRHDLGRKHHLHDIMIACSIMHNMIIENERNLDAPIQDAMEAPESDVEIVVEENIRFQEFIDRYKKVRDKDAHIALRNALIDHLLDTYSNSNS, from the exons ATGAATTATAATATATTGAATTCAACTCCTGCATCACCTTACAACTCATCTTCATCATCTCATGATTTCAGTATAGAGTATGAAAATACTATTGATGAATCCGAAGAAAAAATAGTGCGAAGTTTGGTTGCAGAGAGACAATTATTATATACTGCTTACATTGACCAACACAATTCAGAAGCCACAAGTCGAGGGTCGATTCCTGGTCATATAGTCGTCCCACGTGATCGGGAAGCGGCTGATCAAAACCTGTTCAATGATTACTTTGCAGAAAATCCTAGATACAATGAAGCAATGTTCCGAAGACGATTTCGAATGTCTCGAGATCTATATTTTCGTATTTCCGATGATTTAAAAAATCACGATCATTACTTCACACAACGAAGAGATGGAATCGGCAGACTCGGATTGTCTACCAATCaaaaaataacaacatcattgaGAATGTTAGCGTACGGTACACCAGCAGATGCTGCCGACGAGTACATCAAGATAGGAGAGTCAACTGCACTTGAGTGTATGCAACGTTTTTGTCGGGATATTTTGGAGGTCTATGCAGAGCGATATCTTAGATCTCCTACTGCAAACGATATATGTAGAATATTTTCTATTGGTGAACAACGAGGCTTCCCTCGGATGTTGGGAAGCCTTGATTGTATGCATTGGACATGGAAAAATTGTCCAACAGCTTGGGCCGGACACTATGCAGGTCGTAGTAGATCTGCGACTATTATTTTGGAAGCTGTGGCTCATTATGACCTTTGGATATGGCatgatattttg CATCACCGGCACGATCTTGGCAGAAAACATCATTTGCATGACATAATGATCGCTTGCAGTATAATGCACAATATGATTATCGAGAATGAACGTAACCTGGATGCACCAATTCAAGATGCAATGGAAGCACCTGAGTCGGACGTTGAAATAGTTGTGGAAGAAAATATAAGATTTCAAGAATTTATTGATCGGTACAAGAAAGTGAGGGATAAAGATGCTCATATTGCACTGCGGAATGCACTTATTGACCATTTGTTGGATACATATAGTAACTCAAATAgttaa